A window of Sutcliffiella cohnii contains these coding sequences:
- a CDS encoding response regulator transcription factor, translated as MKILIVEDDKTIASGLEYSLQDADYQTIICHDVESASDVIATQLDHIDLCLFDLSLPDGTGYELCEAVKKQQDKPVIFLTALDNEVNVVMGLDMGADDYITKPFRIRELLSRIKSVLRRYNKQANTPPATTINIENISINTQEGKVYKQGQEVLLTALEYRLLLIFANHIGQVLTRNQLLERIWDVAGDFVNDNTLTVYIKRLREKLEDNPQSPTIIKTVRGLGYKVGG; from the coding sequence ATGAAAATACTTATTGTAGAAGATGATAAAACAATTGCTTCTGGTTTGGAATATTCCTTACAGGATGCAGACTATCAAACAATCATTTGCCATGATGTGGAATCAGCTAGCGACGTTATCGCAACACAGTTAGATCATATCGACTTATGTTTATTTGACCTATCATTACCGGATGGAACTGGATATGAATTGTGTGAAGCGGTAAAAAAACAACAGGATAAGCCAGTTATTTTCTTAACAGCGTTAGACAATGAAGTAAATGTCGTAATGGGACTGGATATGGGAGCAGATGATTACATAACAAAACCGTTTCGTATTCGGGAATTGTTATCTCGTATTAAATCGGTACTACGAAGGTATAACAAACAAGCCAATACTCCGCCAGCAACGACGATTAATATAGAGAACATTTCTATTAATACACAAGAAGGAAAAGTATATAAACAAGGGCAAGAAGTGTTGTTAACAGCACTAGAGTATCGGTTGCTTCTCATTTTTGCCAATCATATTGGACAAGTTTTGACGAGAAATCAGTTGTTAGAGCGTATTTGGGATGTAGCTGGGGATTTTGTGAATGACAATACTTTGACCGTTTACATTAAACGTTTAAGAGAGAAGTTAGAAGATAACCCACAAAGCCCAACGATTATTAAAACAGTACGTGGTCTCGGCTATAAGGTTGGTGGTTAA
- a CDS encoding ABC transporter ATP-binding protein has protein sequence MNILQIENLSKVYGKGDAAVTALDNVSFSVKKGEFVAIIGPSGSGKSTLLHLLGGVDRPTSGKVLVDNTDIYQMDETQLAIFRRRQIGLIYQFYNLIPVLSVEENMTLPLLLDEQKVDQKQFKEIAKILGLEGRLSHLPNQLSGGQQQRVSIGRAVISNPAIMLADEPTGNLDSKNSKEIIELLKMFNKTFNQTLIIITHDERIALQADRVISIEDGRIAKDEVIRP, from the coding sequence ATGAATATTTTACAAATTGAAAATCTGTCTAAAGTGTACGGAAAAGGAGATGCAGCAGTAACGGCGTTAGATAATGTATCATTCTCGGTCAAAAAGGGAGAATTTGTGGCGATTATCGGCCCATCAGGTTCTGGGAAATCTACATTGCTACATCTATTAGGTGGAGTAGACCGACCGACAAGCGGAAAAGTACTTGTTGATAATACAGATATCTATCAAATGGACGAAACACAACTAGCGATTTTTAGAAGAAGACAAATCGGGTTAATTTATCAGTTTTATAATTTAATTCCTGTTCTATCAGTAGAAGAAAATATGACATTACCACTTCTGCTAGATGAGCAAAAAGTAGACCAAAAACAATTTAAAGAAATTGCGAAAATACTAGGGTTAGAAGGTCGCTTAAGCCATTTACCTAATCAGCTTTCTGGTGGACAGCAACAGCGTGTGTCGATAGGAAGAGCGGTTATAAGCAATCCTGCAATTATGCTTGCGGATGAACCTACAGGTAACTTAGATAGCAAAAATAGTAAAGAAATAATCGAGCTACTAAAAATGTTCAATAAAACATTTAATCAAACACTAATCATTATTACACATGATGAAAGAATCGCCTTACAAGCAGACCGCGTAATCTCGATTGAAGACGGCAGAATCGCTAAAGACGAGGTGATTCGTCCATGA